A window of Roseobacter fucihabitans genomic DNA:
TCCCCTGAAAATAGAGACGGCCATTCGGGCCGCCTCAATCTTTGAATTTCCTGCTGTTTGATCAGCTGAGCGTACGCGTGATTTCTTCGCGCTCAAAAATCTCGATCACATCATCCGCACGGACGTCATCGTAATTCTCAAATGCCATGCCACACTCTTGACCCGACTGCACTTCGGCCACTTCGTCCTTGAAGCGTTTCAATGTTTTCAGCGTCCCCTCATGGATAACCACATTGTCGCGCAACAAACGCACACCGGCAGAACGACGCGCCACACCTTCGGTCACGAGACAACCGGCTACTTTGCCAACGCCGGTCACTTTGAAGACCTCTTTGATCGTCGCATATCCGATAAAGTTCTCACGGATTTCCGCGCTCAGCAGCCCAGAAGCCGCCGCTTTCACATCATCCACAAGATCATAGATCACCGAATAATAGCGGATCTCGACACCTTTCTGGTTGGCTGTGTTACGCGCCGAGGTGTTCGCCCGGACGTTGAAGCCCATGATCGGCGCGCCGGAGGCTTCGGCAAGACCGACATCCGTTTCCGTGATCGCACCAACACCGGAATGCAGCACGCGTACGCGGACCTCGTCGTTACCGATTTTTTCCATCGCCTGAACGATTGCTTCGGCGGAACCCTGCACATCGGCCTTGACCAAAATGGGCAATTCGCTGACGTTTTCATCGGCCTTGGCATTTGCCATCAGCTGTTCAAGGGTCGTCGCCGCACCCGCTGCCGCACGTTTGTCCTTGGCGGCATTGGCCCGATAAGACGCGATCTCGCGCGCCTGCGCTTCGGTCGATGTGACGTTCAGAACATCACCCGCTTCGGGCGTGCCATTCAGGCCAAGCACTTCAACGGGAACCGATGGACCGGCTTCCTTGACGCGCTCACCCTGGTCGTTAATCAGCGCACGGACCTTACCGTATTGCTCACCCACAACAAAGATATCGCCCTGGCGCAAAGTCCCGTTCTGGATCAGAACGGTCGCAACGGGGCCGCGACCCACATCAAGCTGCGCCTCGATCACAGCACCCTGAGCGGCACGGTTCGGATTGGCCTTGAGCTCCAGAATCTCAGCTTGCAAGGCAATCGCCTCAAGCAGTTGATCCAGCCCCTGACCGGTAATTGCTGAGACTTCAACATCCTGAACTTCACCGGACATTTCCTCAACGATTACCTCATGTTGAAGCAGATCGGTCCGCACCTTGGTTGGGTTCGCCGCCGGACGGTCAATCTTGTTGATCGCCACAATCATCGGCACTTTGGCCGCTTTGGCGTGATTAATCGCCTCAACGGTCTGTGGCATCACGGCATCATCCGCCGCCACAACCAACACGACGATATCCGTCACATGGGCCCCGCGCGAGCGCATCGATGTAAAGGCCGCGTGACCGGGCGTATCGAGAAAGCTCAGCACTTGTCCATTATCGGTCGTGACCTGATAGGCCCCGATATGCTGCGTGATCCCACCAGCTTCGCCTGCAACGACCTTCGCCTTGCGGATCGCATCCAGAAGCGATGTTTTACCATGGTCGACGTGGCCCATGATCGTGACAACGGGTGGCCGCGATTGCAGGTCCTTTTCGTCGTCCTCGACCTCATTGATCACATCTTCGACATCCGCATCAGAAACGCGCACCACTTTGTGACCGAATTCCTCGATGATCAGCTCCGCGGTATCCGCGTCGATTGTTTCGTTCTGGGTGACCATCATGCCGTTGTTCATGAGGGCTTTGACCACTTCACCAACGCGTTCCGCCATGCGATTTGCCAATTCGGATACGACAATCGCCTCGGGCAATTGTACATCGCGCACGACCTTTTCGCGCTCGACCGTACCACCCATCGCCTTGAGACGCGCACGTTCCTGCTTGCGCTTCATCTGCGCCATGGAGCGCTGACGTCCGCCTTCGCGGCCCGAAAGCGCCTGGTTGAGGGTCAGCTTACCGGAACGGCGATTATCATCACCCGCCTTGGCGTTGCGCTTGTTGTTGTCGCGCTCGCGATCTTGCTGTTTGCGCGGGGCGCTGTCAGGTGCTGCCTTGGCACTGACGGCGCGCTGGACGACGGGCTCTTCAACAGGTGCCGCGGCAGCCTTGGCGGCGGCTTCGGCCTCTTCCTTGCGGCGAGCGTCTTCGTCGGCTTTCGCCTTGAGGCTTTCCTCACGCTCACGCTCTTCGCGCTCTTTTTCTTCAATCCCAGCGGGCCGTTTCTTCGGGTCACCAAGTGACGCCGGGTTAATCGTGCCTGACTTGGGCACACCCGCCTTTGGCACCACAACGCGCTTGCGTTTGGTCTCCACCACGACGTTTTTTGTCCGCCCGTGGCTAAAGCTTTGCTTTACGTTGCCCGGACGCGCGCCACCGCCACGCAGACCCAATGTTTTTTTGCCGTCAGTATCGCTCATGAAGCTCGTCTATCCTTTCGAGTGGCCGTTGCCACCCTCGTTTTCGCGCACGCCTTTTAGCCGATGGGCTTCCTCTACAACACGTTGAGTGAGTCCACCAGAGGCGAGCGCCCCATGTATCACAGTTTGGCGGCCAAATGCCAAACCCAATTCATCTGCGGTCAGACAACCGATGTACGATCCATAGTGCGGCGTACTCAGTTTCGATTTTCCGCGCCCTGATCCATCCACTGCCTGGATCAGAACTTCAGCTTCTTCCATTTGAAGCCAGCTTTTAACCTTTTCGTAACCCGCAACGGCCTTGCCGGCCTTGCGCTGCAAGGAAATCAGTTCAACAACGCGTCGGACGAGCAATCGTTCGACCTCAGCGACCAGATCATCCGCGACCGTCACCGCTTGTTTTGCGCCGCGCGAGAAAAGGTCCTTTTTAACCGCCTTTTCCAATGCGGTCCGGTCCGCCGCGACATAAATCCCACGGCCCGGCAATTTTCCCAGAATATCCGGGAATATCTGCCCCTCTGGCCCAGCCACAAAGCGGATCAAACCAAATTTTGGCTGCACCTCGCCTGTGGCAATGCACTTGCGTTCGGGACCGTCGATCCGGTCGTTTGGAGCGCCACCGCGACCCATCAGGAGACCCCGAGGTCTGAGATCAGACCTCGGCTTCCTCCGTCTCAGTGCCGTCGGCATCTTCTTCAGCGTCAGCTTCCAGTTCTGCCGGATCCACCCAGCCCAGCATGACCCGAGCCGTCATGATCATATTCTGCGCTTCTTCCAAAGACAAATCGAAAGGCTCCAGAACACCATCGTCTTTCGTGCGTTCACCGTCCGTGGTTGTCCAACCCCCGGCCAATTCCCAATCCGCGCAGGTCGCGAAATCTTCGAGCGTTTTCACATCATCCTTGGCCAAGGCTTCAATCATTTGGGGCGTCAGGCCTTCAAATTCAACCAGGCTGTCTTCGACGCCCAGCGCACGCGCACTTTCAAGCGCCGCTTTGTTTTGCGCCTCCAGAACATCACGCGCACGAGCCTGAAGTTCCGCTGCGGTATCGGAATCGACACCATCAATCACCAACAGCTCGTCCAGCTCGACGTATGCGACCTCTTCGAGGTTGGTGAAGCCTTCGGAGACCAGCAGCTGCGCAAAAAATTCATCAAGATCGAGGTTATCCATGAACAGTTTGGTGCGCAGTTCGAATTCCGCCTGACGGCGCGCGCTTTCCTGCTCTTCGGTCATGATGTCGATATCAAGACCGGTCAATTGCGAGGCCAGACGCACGTTTTGACCCCGACGCCCAATCGCAAGGCTCAATTGCTCTTCTGGAACAACAACTTCGATCTTCCCGGCTTCCTCATCCAAAACAACCTTGGACACTTCGGCGGGTTGTAGCGCGTTCACAAGAAAGGTCGGCTGATCTTCGTTCCATGGAATAATATCGATCTTTTCGCCCTGCAATTCGTTCACCACAGCTTGCACGCGCGAGCCGCGCATACCAACGCAAGCCCCAACCGGATCAATCGAATTGTCATATGAAATCACCGCGATCTTGGCGCGCGAACCGGGATCACGGGCAACCGCCTTGATCTCGATGATGCCATCATAAATCTCGGGCACTTCCATCTTGAACAGTTCCGCCATGAATTCCGGCGCGGTACGGGACAGGAAAATCTGCGGGCCACGCTGCTCGCGACGCACGTCCTTGATGTAAACGCGGATGCGGTCGTTCGGACGATATGATTCGCGGCCGATCTTTTCGTTGCGGCGCAGAATCGCCTCACCGGCACCCACATCGACGATGACATTGCCATACTCTTCACGTTTGACCAGACCATTGATGATCGTGCCGGCGCGGTCTTTGAACTCTTCGAACTGGCGATCGCGTTCAGCTTCGCGCACCTTCTGGAGGATCACCTGCTTGGCGGATTGCGCAGCGATTCGACCCATCTCAACGGGCGGAACTTCTTCGATCAGCTGCTGACCGACCTCTGGATCAGCCATGTATTGCTTGGCTTGCTCGACGGTGAATTCGGCCTGATAATTCTCCAGCTCTTCATCCTCGACCACCGTGCGCACGCGGGTGAATGTCGCGCGGCCCGTCTTGCGGTCAATCGCCACGCGAATGTCCATTTCCGCGCCGTAACGCGACTTGGCGGCACGGGCGAGCGATTCTTCCATCGCCTCGATCACCAACACCGGGTCGATCATCTTTTCACGCGCCACAGCCTCGGCGGTTTGCAACAGCTCAAGCTGGTTTGCGGATGTAATGGCCATTTATCGGTCTCCCTCAGCAGACGTTTCCGTCTCTATCTCATCGAACTTTGTTTCATCAATCGCGCCAGATTCTTTACGCTGACGCAGCATTTCCTTGATCAGATCGTCGGTCAGAACCAATTTGGCATCCGACAACCAATCGAATTTTAACCCGATCGTACCCTCGTCCAGGTTGATCAGAACCTCATCATCCTCGACCCCGGCCAATTCGCCCTTGAAACGCCGACGCCCGTCGATCAAATCCGCCGTTTCGATCTTGGCCTCATAGCCCTCGAACATCTCGAAGTCTTTCAGCCGCGTCAGCGGTCGGTCGATCCCAGGACTGGACACTTCCAGCGTATATTCATCCAGGATCGGATCTTCGACGTCCAGAACGGCGCTCACCGCCTGGCTGATCTGCGCACAATCATCGACCTCGATGCCACCGTCCGGCTTATCCGCCATGATCTGCAAGATCGTCGTCTTGGCCGACATCAAACGCACACGCACCAGTTCAAACCCCAAATCCTCGATCACCGGGGTGATGATCTCGGCCATGCGGCGATCAATGGCGGCTTTTGCAATCAGGTCGTTGTTCATGTTGCTTTCAGGCATAAAAAAACGGGCGCGCGGCCCGTAACAAGTTTCGGTGGTGCGTTTGGTTTGGACCCGAACGCGCCGCTATTGGAATGGATATACGCATGGGACGCGGAGTCTGCAACCCCTGTTTGTGTCAGGCGATCCACCAGCGCTGTGCCGCGCGCAAATTATCCATCGGCCAACGCGTTCCGATGCTCTGGGGCAGGCCCACTTCCTTGCGCACCGCGCAGGTCATGAAGTTCTCCTCCGGTAACAGCGTGATTTCGCTCAACACACCCAATTCGGCGGAATGGGTCAAATCAACCGCATCGACAAAATGATCGCGCAGCGCCTCGGCACGCACCGCATCGGCGGGCAGCGACACCAGCTCCACCCGGTCGAACCACCCAGCCTTTGCGTCCTTGTAGTGATCGTCCACCCGCGCGCCGATGAATTGCCGGCCAGGCTGAAAACGATGTGTCCGGTAAAGGCCGGTGCCGATGCCCTGCGTCATCGCGGCGTCAATATGCCCGGCGGGGTAAATCACCATCTGCGGACCGCTGAGGCGATAGGGGAAATCCGCATCCGGGATCGACAGTGTGATCCGGATTTTATGGCTGCTGAGGGTTTCAATCTCCTGGACATCCGACAAGGCCCCGGATGCGTGTATGTCAAACGAGGCCAGAACATCATTTGAATCGAGGGGTTTGCCGTTGTGAAACACCGCGTCCTGCCGCAGATCAAACACCCAGACCCGTGCATCCGTACTGCCGTACCAAGCAAGCGCCAGCTCTCCGCGCAGCGTACCGTCCGAGGCGATTTCAGTCAGCGTTTCAAAGACCGCACCGATCATCGCAACCTGCATGAACAGGCCCTGTGGCGCGCGCGCGTCAAAACCATCCGCCCGTGTGGCACCCGATAGAGCCATGCGAAACTGCCCGCCGCGCACAGGGGACGTCCCCGCCGAAAGCCCGGTCGCCGCAAGCAGTGCCGCCGCTGCACCCGAAGCAAAAAGCGCCCGCCTGTCGATATTGGGACGGCGCACGCTCATCGCCCGCCGATCCGATCCATGGTGCGCACAAGCTCTGCGCTGATCCCCGGTTCGGACAGCGCATGACCGGCGTTGCGCACCATTTTAAGCTCGCAATTATCCCAGGCACTGGCCAAGGAAAAAGCGCTGTCGGGCGGGCAAATCATGTCATACCGCCCCTGCACGATGACGCCTGGAATATGCGCAATCCGGCCCACATGTGCCAGAATTTGACCGTCAAAATCCAGAAAACCCGCGTTTGAAAAATAGTGATTCTCCAGCCGGGCAAAAGCGCGGGCATATTCCCCCGGACTATCGCCCGTTGAGCCGGACGAATGAATTGACGCCAGCGCGTTTTCCCATGCGGACCATGCTTTTGCGAACCGTGTTTCGAGGGGAAGGTCGCCGGAAAACAGACGTCGGCGATAGGCCTCGATCATATTCCCACGTTCATCCTCGGGGATCAGCGCGGTAAACCGCTCCCAGACCTCGGGCCAGAATTTGCCCGCGCCACCCCCATAGAACCAATCAAGTTCCGCCTGCGTCATCAAGAAAACACCGCGCAACACGATATGGCGCACGTGGTCGGGATGGGATTCCGCATAGATCAGCGCCAGTGTCGCGCCCCAGCTGCCGCCAAAAACGATCCACTGATCAATATCCAGGGTGGTACGAATCATCTCGATATCCGCCACCAGATGCCATGTGGTGTTGTGCGTCACGCTGGCGTGCGGTCGCGAGCGGCCACAGCCGCGTTGATCAAACAGGATGACCCGGTAGATTTCAGGATCGAAATAGCGTCGCATCGTCGGGCTGCACCCGCCGCCCGGACCGCCATGCAGCACCACAACCGGAATCCCATTGGGGTTGCCACATTGCTCAACATAGATCTTGTGACCCTGACCCACATCAAGCATCCGCTGATCGAAAGGATCGATCGGCGGGTACAGATATTGCACTGCGCGCTTTTGGTCCGAGAATTTGTCCATTACTGGCCTATATAATACGAAAACATAGTTGATCACATGGAGAAGAGAATGCAAGCGCCTCAAACCACGGTTGACCCTTCGGAAATCGCTAAATTTGAGGCGATGGCCGCAGAATGGTGGGATGAAAACGGCAAATTCAAACCGTTGCACATGCTGAACCCCTGCCGGTTGGATTACATCACGACGCAAATTGCAGGTGAATTTGACCGCGACCTCAAAGCGCCCGAGCCTTTCAAGGGGCTGCGTATTCTCGACATCGGCTGTGGCGGCGGTCTTTTGGCCGAACCCATGGCGCGTCTGGGTGCGGATGTGGTGGGTGCGGATGCCGCCGAACGCAACATCCCCGTGGCACAAATCCACGCTGAACAATCAGGTCTGAAAATCGATTATCGTCACACCACCGCCGAGGATATGGCCGCAAAAGGCGAGCAATTTGACGTGGTCCTGAACATGGAAGTGGTGGAGCATGTCGCCTCCCCCATCGATTATCTGATCGCCTGTCGCCAATTGCTGAAACCCGGTGGCTTGCACATTTGCTCGACCCTGAACCGCAATCCAAAATCCTATATGATGGCGATCATCGGGGCGGAACATGTCATGCGGTGGCTGCCAAAGGGGACGCATGAATGGTCGAAATTCATAACGCCGGATGAATTGTTCGACCTGCTGCGCGAAGCCGGGCTGGATCCGGTGGATCGCAAGGGGTTCGTATTTAATCCGATAAAATGGGACTGGCGTCTGTCGGATCGCGATCTGAGCGTGAATTACGTTACCGCAAGCCTGAAACCCGCCTAGAGCTTTTCGCCCAGCCGCACCCGCAGTTCACGCAGGATGGGGAGGGCTTCGCGCACCTTCTCATCGCCGAGCTTTTCGACGACCTGATTGATCACCGGCGTAATCGATCCCACCGCCTGATCGCGCGCTTGTCGCCCTGCGGGGGAAATCGCGACCATCTTGCGCCGCGCGTCATCCCAATCGGGGCGCACATGCACATAGCCCGCCCATTCCAGCTTGCTCAGCGTGTTGGACATGGCACCGCGCGTGACGTGAAAGGTTTCGGCCAATTGCGCGGGTGTACGCTCGACCATGTTGCGCGCGAGATGGTTCAACACCGAAAAATGCGAAATCTCCATGCCCTTGGGCAACACGCTACTCAACCGCGCCCGGACCATCTGATCAGCAGCGAGCACTTCACTGAAAAGCGCGATTGCCAAGGCATTTCTGTCTTCGTTCATCAGGGTCCATCAAAAGATCGGGCATTCTCAAGGCTGGGAACACGGCCCCGCGCCTTGGTTACTTCTCCCATATCAAGGTCTGTCATGTAAACGCCCGGTGCGGTTCCGCCATCCAATTGCACCTCACCCCAGGGGCTTACGACCAACGAATGACCATAAGTGTGACGCGTCTTGTGTTTTGTACTCTGATGCTCGCCGGTTTGCGCGGGCGCAATGACGAAACATCCCGTTTCTATCGCCCGTGCGCGCAAAAGCGTATGCCAATGCGCCGCCCCCGTAACCGGCGAAAACGCCGCCGGGACGGTCAAAATCTCCGCGCCCGCACCCGCCAATGCCGCATGCAACTTTGGAAACCGGACATCATAACAAACCGTCATCCCCACTGCGCCAAAAGCAGTCTGCGCCAAAACCGCCCGGCTTCCGGGTCGATACCCTTCGGATTCGCGCCAGGTCTCTTCCGGGGTAACATCGACATCGAACATATGTATTTTATCATACCACGCCGCGATCGCGCCTTCTGGCGTGATCATGAACGACCGGTTTGCGAATCGTCCATCTCTATCTCTGGTCTTCAGAGCCAGAGATCCGATGAGCAACCAGACCCCCAGTGTTTTTGCCTCATCGCGCAGCGCCGCAAGCGTGGCATCTTCCTGCTGGTGGGACAGCACCTCGTTTTGATGCGCGCGGCTGGTGGACAGGCAATTCGTCACTTCCGGCGTCAAGACGAACGCGGCACCCTGCGCGGCGGCATCGCGCAGATAGCCCAGCGTCACCGCCAGATTGGCAACCGGGTCATCCGTAACATTCAGCTGCAAAAGCGCCGTTTTCATTAGGCGGCCAAAAGGCTATCGAGCTTCCCGGCGCGCTCCAATGCATAGAGCTCGTCACAACCGCCGACATGGGTCGCGCCAACAAAAATCTGCGGCACGGTGCGCCCGCCATTCGCGCGTTCGATCATTTCCGCCTTGCGGTCCGGGTTTCTGAGGACGTCAACTTCCGTAAACGCGACGCCTTTTTCCTTGAGCAGGCGTTTGGCGGCATGGCAGAAGCCACAGAGGGGGGATGTATAGATTTCAATACTTTGCATGACTTCCATTCCTTTGGGCGCAGGGCGCTGCACCGGAACTTAGGCGTCCTTGACCGCGCGCGCTAGGGTCAGGACGTACACCGGACCCGATCCCGCAGCAATACAGGCATCCGTCGAAGCCGCCAGCGTCGCACCGGAGGTCAACACATCATCAATGATCAGAACCGGACGGGCGACCAAACGGTGGCGACGGCGGGGGTGGACGGAAATCGCACCCTTGACGGAAGAGAACCGCACTTCCTTATTCATGTTCTCCATGGGTTGAGTACGCTTTTTGCGCAACAAAAGATCGGGGCACACAGGCAAACCTGTTTGTTTTGCAAGGGCTTGCGCCAGCAGGGCCGATTGATTGTACCGACGCTTGACCATGCGTGTCCAATGCAGCGGCACGGGCGCGATGATCATGTTGTCCTTGGGAATATCGGCCATCGCCTGCGCCATCCATTTGGCGGCGGGCGTCGCAATTTCC
This region includes:
- a CDS encoding RNA-binding protein; the protein is MGRGGAPNDRIDGPERKCIATGEVQPKFGLIRFVAGPEGQIFPDILGKLPGRGIYVAADRTALEKAVKKDLFSRGAKQAVTVADDLVAEVERLLVRRVVELISLQRKAGKAVAGYEKVKSWLQMEEAEVLIQAVDGSGRGKSKLSTPHYGSYIGCLTADELGLAFGRQTVIHGALASGGLTQRVVEEAHRLKGVRENEGGNGHSKG
- a CDS encoding MarR family winged helix-turn-helix transcriptional regulator, yielding MNEDRNALAIALFSEVLAADQMVRARLSSVLPKGMEISHFSVLNHLARNMVERTPAQLAETFHVTRGAMSNTLSKLEWAGYVHVRPDWDDARRKMVAISPAGRQARDQAVGSITPVINQVVEKLGDEKVREALPILRELRVRLGEKL
- the infB gene encoding translation initiation factor IF-2 → MSDTDGKKTLGLRGGGARPGNVKQSFSHGRTKNVVVETKRKRVVVPKAGVPKSGTINPASLGDPKKRPAGIEEKEREEREREESLKAKADEDARRKEEAEAAAKAAAAPVEEPVVQRAVSAKAAPDSAPRKQQDRERDNNKRNAKAGDDNRRSGKLTLNQALSGREGGRQRSMAQMKRKQERARLKAMGGTVEREKVVRDVQLPEAIVVSELANRMAERVGEVVKALMNNGMMVTQNETIDADTAELIIEEFGHKVVRVSDADVEDVINEVEDDEKDLQSRPPVVTIMGHVDHGKTSLLDAIRKAKVVAGEAGGITQHIGAYQVTTDNGQVLSFLDTPGHAAFTSMRSRGAHVTDIVVLVVAADDAVMPQTVEAINHAKAAKVPMIVAINKIDRPAANPTKVRTDLLQHEVIVEEMSGEVQDVEVSAITGQGLDQLLEAIALQAEILELKANPNRAAQGAVIEAQLDVGRGPVATVLIQNGTLRQGDIFVVGEQYGKVRALINDQGERVKEAGPSVPVEVLGLNGTPEAGDVLNVTSTEAQAREIASYRANAAKDKRAAAGAATTLEQLMANAKADENVSELPILVKADVQGSAEAIVQAMEKIGNDEVRVRVLHSGVGAITETDVGLAEASGAPIMGFNVRANTSARNTANQKGVEIRYYSVIYDLVDDVKAAASGLLSAEIRENFIGYATIKEVFKVTGVGKVAGCLVTEGVARRSAGVRLLRDNVVIHEGTLKTLKRFKDEVAEVQSGQECGMAFENYDDVRADDVIEIFEREEITRTLS
- the nusA gene encoding transcription termination factor NusA, producing MAITSANQLELLQTAEAVAREKMIDPVLVIEAMEESLARAAKSRYGAEMDIRVAIDRKTGRATFTRVRTVVEDEELENYQAEFTVEQAKQYMADPEVGQQLIEEVPPVEMGRIAAQSAKQVILQKVREAERDRQFEEFKDRAGTIINGLVKREEYGNVIVDVGAGEAILRRNEKIGRESYRPNDRIRVYIKDVRREQRGPQIFLSRTAPEFMAELFKMEVPEIYDGIIEIKAVARDPGSRAKIAVISYDNSIDPVGACVGMRGSRVQAVVNELQGEKIDIIPWNEDQPTFLVNALQPAEVSKVVLDEEAGKIEVVVPEEQLSLAIGRRGQNVRLASQLTGLDIDIMTEEQESARRQAEFELRTKLFMDNLDLDEFFAQLLVSEGFTNLEEVAYVELDELLVIDGVDSDTAAELQARARDVLEAQNKAALESARALGVEDSLVEFEGLTPQMIEALAKDDVKTLEDFATCADWELAGGWTTTDGERTKDDGVLEPFDLSLEEAQNMIMTARVMLGWVDPAELEADAEEDADGTETEEAEV
- the grxC gene encoding glutaredoxin 3 — its product is MQSIEIYTSPLCGFCHAAKRLLKEKGVAFTEVDVLRNPDRKAEMIERANGGRTVPQIFVGATHVGGCDELYALERAGKLDSLLAA
- a CDS encoding ComF family protein, giving the protein MSFQTAVSLIYPPRCLGCGDKVESDFGLCGTCWRDTQFIGGAICDSCSAPLPGQDTGETLKCDTCMKTPRPWVSGRSALLYKGNGRRLVLAFKHGDRQEIATPAAKWMAQAMADIPKDNMIIAPVPLHWTRMVKRRYNQSALLAQALAKQTGLPVCPDLLLRKKRTQPMENMNKEVRFSSVKGAISVHPRRRHRLVARPVLIIDDVLTSGATLAASTDACIAAGSGPVYVLTLARAVKDA
- the pip gene encoding prolyl aminopeptidase is translated as MDKFSDQKRAVQYLYPPIDPFDQRMLDVGQGHKIYVEQCGNPNGIPVVVLHGGPGGGCSPTMRRYFDPEIYRVILFDQRGCGRSRPHASVTHNTTWHLVADIEMIRTTLDIDQWIVFGGSWGATLALIYAESHPDHVRHIVLRGVFLMTQAELDWFYGGGAGKFWPEVWERFTALIPEDERGNMIEAYRRRLFSGDLPLETRFAKAWSAWENALASIHSSGSTGDSPGEYARAFARLENHYFSNAGFLDFDGQILAHVGRIAHIPGVIVQGRYDMICPPDSAFSLASAWDNCELKMVRNAGHALSEPGISAELVRTMDRIGGR
- a CDS encoding ABC transporter substrate-binding protein; translation: MSVRRPNIDRRALFASGAAAALLAATGLSAGTSPVRGGQFRMALSGATRADGFDARAPQGLFMQVAMIGAVFETLTEIASDGTLRGELALAWYGSTDARVWVFDLRQDAVFHNGKPLDSNDVLASFDIHASGALSDVQEIETLSSHKIRITLSIPDADFPYRLSGPQMVIYPAGHIDAAMTQGIGTGLYRTHRFQPGRQFIGARVDDHYKDAKAGWFDRVELVSLPADAVRAEALRDHFVDAVDLTHSAELGVLSEITLLPEENFMTCAVRKEVGLPQSIGTRWPMDNLRAAQRWWIA
- the rimP gene encoding ribosome maturation factor RimP, translating into MNNDLIAKAAIDRRMAEIITPVIEDLGFELVRVRLMSAKTTILQIMADKPDGGIEVDDCAQISQAVSAVLDVEDPILDEYTLEVSSPGIDRPLTRLKDFEMFEGYEAKIETADLIDGRRRFKGELAGVEDDEVLINLDEGTIGLKFDWLSDAKLVLTDDLIKEMLRQRKESGAIDETKFDEIETETSAEGDR
- a CDS encoding carbon-nitrogen hydrolase family protein, which produces MKTALLQLNVTDDPVANLAVTLGYLRDAAAQGAAFVLTPEVTNCLSTSRAHQNEVLSHQQEDATLAALRDEAKTLGVWLLIGSLALKTRDRDGRFANRSFMITPEGAIAAWYDKIHMFDVDVTPEETWRESEGYRPGSRAVLAQTAFGAVGMTVCYDVRFPKLHAALAGAGAEILTVPAAFSPVTGAAHWHTLLRARAIETGCFVIAPAQTGEHQSTKHKTRHTYGHSLVVSPWGEVQLDGGTAPGVYMTDLDMGEVTKARGRVPSLENARSFDGP
- the ubiG gene encoding bifunctional 2-polyprenyl-6-hydroxyphenol methylase/3-demethylubiquinol 3-O-methyltransferase UbiG yields the protein MQAPQTTVDPSEIAKFEAMAAEWWDENGKFKPLHMLNPCRLDYITTQIAGEFDRDLKAPEPFKGLRILDIGCGGGLLAEPMARLGADVVGADAAERNIPVAQIHAEQSGLKIDYRHTTAEDMAAKGEQFDVVLNMEVVEHVASPIDYLIACRQLLKPGGLHICSTLNRNPKSYMMAIIGAEHVMRWLPKGTHEWSKFITPDELFDLLREAGLDPVDRKGFVFNPIKWDWRLSDRDLSVNYVTASLKPA